The proteins below are encoded in one region of Aquisphaera giovannonii:
- the folP gene encoding dihydropteroate synthase yields the protein MIEWKARGRAIVGAGDATPRIMGIVNVTPDSFSDGGRVSADAAARHALELVAEGASILDLGGESTRPGSEPVPADEELRRLLPVAESLATSAGVPLSIDTSKAEVARRLLGLGAAIVNDVTALRGDPAMAEVVAEAGAGVVLMHMKGDPRTMQLDPRYDDVVGEVLAFLEGRIEWCVARGIPRANIAVDPGIGFGKAFDHNLDLLRNLGRFASLGCAVVIGTSRKGFLGSITGRDVRGRAVASAVSSLAACEAGAAVARVHDVAAMSDAIKVWTAVRGWSEAR from the coding sequence ATGATCGAATGGAAAGCCCGCGGGCGGGCGATCGTGGGTGCCGGGGACGCCACGCCGCGGATCATGGGCATCGTGAACGTCACGCCGGACAGCTTCTCCGACGGCGGCCGGGTCTCGGCCGATGCCGCCGCCCGCCATGCCCTGGAACTCGTCGCCGAGGGCGCGTCCATCCTCGACCTGGGCGGCGAATCGACGAGGCCCGGCTCCGAACCCGTGCCGGCCGACGAGGAGCTGCGCAGGCTCCTCCCGGTGGCCGAGTCGCTCGCGACGTCGGCCGGCGTCCCGCTCTCGATCGACACCTCCAAGGCCGAGGTCGCCCGGCGACTGCTCGGCCTGGGCGCGGCAATCGTCAACGACGTCACCGCCCTGCGGGGGGATCCCGCGATGGCCGAGGTCGTCGCCGAGGCCGGCGCCGGCGTCGTCCTGATGCACATGAAGGGCGACCCGAGGACGATGCAGCTCGACCCGCGTTACGACGACGTTGTCGGCGAGGTGCTCGCGTTCCTGGAGGGGCGGATCGAGTGGTGCGTGGCCCGAGGCATCCCCCGGGCGAACATCGCGGTGGACCCGGGCATCGGCTTCGGCAAGGCCTTCGACCACAACCTCGATCTCTTGCGGAATCTCGGTCGGTTTGCCAGCCTGGGGTGTGCGGTCGTGATCGGGACCTCGCGGAAGGGGTTCCTGGGTAGCATCACGGGCCGGGACGTCCGGGGCCGGGCGGTCGCCTCCGCGGTCTCGTCGCTGGCGGCCTGCGAGGCGGGTGCCGCCGTGGCGAGGGTCCACGACGTGGCGGCGATGTCGGACGCGATCAAGGTCTGGACGGCGGTCCGGGGCTGGAGTGAAGCGCGATGA
- a CDS encoding glutamate-5-semialdehyde dehydrogenase translates to MSGQVAERTSGGISGSDAGSLESLCRRMAGDAKAAARKMAVTSGASRNRWLRNAARALRERSAEIVEANAKDIAAAPGYGLSAAAIDRLRLDAKRIDGIAGALEEVAALPDPVGEVISGGRRPNGLEVSQVRVPLGVIFMIYESRPNVTVDAAALCIKSGNAAILRGGKEALHSNKALHRILADELAACGLPEHAIQLVPTTDREAVGILLGLPQFIDLAIPRGGESLIRRVAAEAKMPVMKHYQGICTVYVDSAADAAMATRIIVNAKAQRPGVCNAAETLLVHRAIAPGFLPAAAKALAEAGVELRGDEAARAIVPSMVPAKVEDWDTEFLDKILAVGVVDSIDDAIEHIARHGSAHTESIVTNDVAAARRFVAEVDSSAVMVNASTRFNDGGELGLGAEIGISTDKYHARGPCGLRELTSSKWIVLGDGQVRD, encoded by the coding sequence ATGAGCGGTCAGGTGGCCGAGAGGACGAGCGGCGGGATTTCGGGATCGGACGCCGGCTCCCTGGAGTCGCTCTGCCGCCGGATGGCGGGCGACGCGAAGGCCGCGGCCCGCAAGATGGCCGTCACCAGCGGCGCCTCGCGGAACCGATGGCTGAGGAACGCCGCCCGCGCGCTTCGCGAGCGGTCCGCGGAGATCGTCGAGGCCAACGCGAAGGATATCGCCGCGGCCCCCGGCTACGGCCTTTCCGCGGCGGCCATCGACCGCCTCCGGCTGGACGCGAAGCGGATCGACGGCATCGCCGGCGCTCTCGAGGAGGTCGCCGCCCTCCCCGATCCGGTGGGCGAGGTGATCTCCGGCGGGCGCCGGCCCAACGGCCTGGAGGTCAGCCAGGTCCGAGTGCCGCTCGGCGTCATCTTCATGATCTACGAGAGCCGGCCGAACGTGACGGTGGACGCCGCCGCGCTCTGCATCAAGAGCGGCAACGCCGCAATCCTCCGCGGCGGCAAGGAGGCGCTCCACTCCAACAAGGCCCTGCACCGGATCCTCGCGGACGAGCTGGCCGCCTGCGGCCTGCCCGAGCACGCCATCCAGCTCGTGCCGACCACGGACCGCGAGGCCGTCGGGATCCTCCTGGGGCTGCCGCAGTTCATCGACCTGGCGATCCCACGCGGCGGCGAGAGCCTGATCCGCCGCGTCGCCGCCGAGGCGAAGATGCCGGTCATGAAGCACTACCAGGGGATCTGCACGGTCTACGTCGATTCGGCGGCCGACGCCGCTATGGCGACGCGGATCATCGTCAACGCCAAGGCCCAGCGCCCGGGCGTCTGCAACGCGGCCGAGACCCTGCTCGTCCACCGGGCAATCGCCCCGGGCTTCCTGCCCGCGGCCGCGAAGGCGCTCGCCGAGGCCGGCGTCGAGCTCCGCGGCGACGAGGCGGCGCGGGCGATCGTCCCCTCCATGGTCCCGGCGAAGGTCGAGGACTGGGACACCGAGTTCCTGGATAAGATCCTGGCCGTCGGGGTCGTGGACTCGATCGACGACGCGATCGAGCACATCGCCCGCCACGGGTCGGCCCACACCGAGTCGATCGTCACGAACGACGTCGCCGCGGCCCGCAGGTTCGTGGCCGAGGTGGACAGCTCCGCGGTGATGGTCAACGCCAGCACCCGGTTCAACGACGGCGGCGAGCTCGGCCTGGGCGCGGAGATCGGCATCAGCACGGACAAGTACCACGCCCGAGGGCCCTGCGGGCTCCGCGAGCTCACCAGCAGCAAGTGGATCGTCCTCGGCGACGGGCAGGTACGGGACTGA
- a CDS encoding RNA polymerase sigma factor → MMAQRSEPERGAWVREAVTRFEGPLTLYATRLLGDPEAARDVVQDTFLRLCSQARESVEGHLAEWLFTVCRNRALDVLRKEHRMTQLSDEQVNRCLSPAPGPQEAAERHDLGAKVLSLLESLPVNQREVLRLKFQNGFSYQEISRISGHSVSNVGYLIHAGIKTLRGQLFDGQPVEARA, encoded by the coding sequence ATGATGGCGCAACGATCGGAGCCCGAGCGTGGGGCCTGGGTCCGCGAGGCGGTGACTCGCTTCGAGGGCCCGCTCACGCTCTACGCCACGCGACTCCTCGGCGACCCGGAAGCCGCGCGCGACGTGGTGCAGGATACGTTCCTGCGCCTCTGCTCGCAGGCGAGGGAGTCCGTCGAAGGCCACCTCGCGGAATGGCTCTTCACCGTCTGCCGGAACCGGGCCCTCGACGTCCTGCGGAAGGAGCATCGCATGACTCAACTGAGCGATGAGCAGGTGAATCGGTGCCTGAGCCCCGCACCGGGCCCGCAGGAGGCCGCCGAGCGCCACGATCTGGGGGCCAAGGTCCTGAGTTTGCTGGAATCCCTCCCCGTCAACCAGCGTGAAGTCCTCCGCCTCAAGTTTCAGAACGGGTTTTCGTACCAGGAGATCAGCCGGATCAGCGGCCACAGCGTCTCGAACGTCGGTTACCTCATCCACGCCGGGATCAAGACGCTCCGCGGGCAGCTCTTCGACGGCCAGCCGGTCGAAGCCCGTGCCTGA
- a CDS encoding LPS assembly lipoprotein LptE, translated as MRLGLIALALLPAATLGCGYSIRAPFDKSVKTVFVPVLKTRTFRRDLNLNLTEMIQKEIMHRTPYKVVGNPEGADTILEGTINYENKNIIVENPFNLPRQLNTTVTVAVKWTHNPPTEAEKSAGPTIVSETVNFVPEAGETSLTAFYAVNQRLATQVVDMMEQPWFNEADVKGSNGP; from the coding sequence ATGCGGCTGGGCCTGATCGCGCTGGCCCTCCTGCCCGCCGCCACCCTCGGCTGCGGCTACTCGATCCGGGCCCCGTTCGACAAGAGCGTCAAGACGGTCTTCGTCCCGGTCCTCAAGACCCGGACCTTCCGCCGCGACCTCAACCTGAACCTCACGGAGATGATCCAGAAGGAGATCATGCACCGGACGCCCTACAAGGTCGTCGGCAACCCCGAGGGGGCGGACACGATCCTCGAGGGCACCATCAACTACGAGAACAAGAACATCATCGTCGAGAACCCCTTCAACCTCCCTCGCCAGCTCAACACCACCGTCACGGTGGCGGTCAAGTGGACGCACAACCCGCCGACCGAGGCGGAGAAGAGCGCGGGCCCGACGATCGTCTCGGAGACGGTGAACTTCGTGCCGGAGGCGGGCGAGACGTCGCTGACCGCCTTCTACGCCGTGAACCAGAGGCTGGCCACGCAGGTCGTCGATATGATGGAGCAGCCGTGGTTCAACGAGGCGGACGTGAAGGGATCGAACGGGCCGTGA
- the recO gene encoding DNA repair protein RecO, translating to MPANRSLAVVVRAVDVFETSLVVTLFTRELGKVAALAKGGRRLKSPFQGGLDLLGVSDIVLLPKASESLDLLTEAAPVERFASLRRDLAALYAGYYVAELLTDLTDYHDPHPKLFDAARITLRHLGEPDLRARRVLRFELACLRELGFMPALDLCAHCGNEVDTSGDVAFGLATGGVLCTSCRPGQPHVATVSGRTLEAIRVLASPGQAWRELSFEPRTPGLGAVRQTVGAVMSHVLGHRPRLWPYLGV from the coding sequence GTGCCCGCGAATCGCTCGCTCGCGGTGGTGGTCCGCGCCGTGGATGTCTTCGAGACGAGCCTGGTGGTCACGCTCTTCACCAGGGAGCTGGGTAAGGTCGCGGCGCTGGCCAAGGGCGGGCGGCGGCTGAAGTCCCCGTTCCAGGGTGGGCTTGACCTGCTGGGCGTTTCCGATATCGTACTCCTGCCCAAGGCGTCGGAGTCGCTGGACCTCCTCACGGAGGCCGCGCCTGTCGAGCGCTTCGCATCTCTTCGCCGCGATCTGGCGGCCCTGTATGCCGGCTACTACGTCGCCGAACTGCTGACCGACCTGACGGACTATCACGACCCGCACCCCAAGCTGTTCGACGCGGCGAGGATCACCCTGCGGCATCTGGGCGAGCCCGATCTGCGGGCGAGGAGGGTGCTCCGGTTCGAGCTGGCTTGCCTCCGCGAGCTCGGCTTCATGCCGGCGCTCGACCTCTGCGCCCATTGCGGCAACGAGGTCGACACCTCGGGCGACGTGGCGTTCGGCCTGGCCACCGGAGGGGTGCTCTGCACCTCGTGCCGGCCGGGCCAGCCCCACGTGGCGACGGTCTCGGGCAGGACGCTCGAGGCGATTCGTGTCCTGGCCAGCCCCGGACAGGCCTGGCGCGAGCTGTCGTTCGAGCCCCGCACGCCGGGCCTCGGCGCGGTCCGCCAGACGGTGGGCGCGGTCATGAGCCATGTCCTGGGCCACCGCCCGAGGCTGTGGCCTTACCTGGGAGTCTGA
- a CDS encoding SgcJ/EcaC family oxidoreductase, whose product MAESDAEVEVRALFASLLDAWNRRDARAFAAHFRPDGEAIGFDGTAMKGPDQIVASIEPIFAHHLTARYVPIVRSVQSLGDHVAILRAVAGMVPPGQTDIHPAVNAVQSLVATSEGGGWRIALFQNTPAAYHGRPDLVAGLTEELRRALRLQEEGAAGEESGRAAE is encoded by the coding sequence ATGGCCGAGTCGGACGCGGAAGTCGAAGTGCGGGCCCTCTTCGCGAGCCTGCTGGACGCCTGGAACCGCCGGGACGCCCGGGCCTTCGCGGCCCACTTCCGGCCGGACGGCGAGGCGATCGGCTTCGACGGGACCGCCATGAAAGGCCCCGACCAGATCGTCGCCAGTATCGAGCCGATCTTCGCGCACCACCTGACGGCGCGGTACGTGCCGATCGTCCGCTCCGTGCAGTCGCTGGGGGACCACGTCGCGATCCTCCGGGCCGTCGCCGGCATGGTCCCGCCCGGGCAGACCGACATCCACCCGGCCGTCAACGCCGTGCAGTCGCTCGTCGCGACGTCCGAGGGCGGCGGCTGGCGGATCGCCCTGTTCCAGAACACGCCCGCGGCCTATCACGGCCGGCCCGACCTGGTCGCGGGGCTCACCGAGGAGCTGCGCAGGGCCCTCCGTTTGCAGGAGGAGGGTGCGGCCGGCGAAGAAAGCGGCCGGGCCGCCGAATAG
- a CDS encoding YfbK domain-containing protein — protein MIFDTDDPRLTAFALGELDAAEAREVEALVAENEDARKFVEEIRQTSAWLAEGLKAEGEAVAVVSIAHHPLIEATLQAADGDAKGASRPWWRRNYGMLSMAATLLLGGTVSLVTWRTLDERRQRDAALVAEAAHGRAYAPAPAGAARAPAPAPASPKRALAEAPESAAAPKDSVPHVVRSKAAFAENEAMLATDAPAADKASKLVAAPEPRASLARSSPAPIAEADGFALAPGTRLGASAAGMRGAGGGMGGAGGMGGYGGGGRFNGPAEGIAASGRAGRRATSPPAPAPSGARAQFGGLVKQKESKAEAGQQIASYDQQNAQASPMNNAAQASNSGLPAKGPFQQRQAGLGYFNERRDASQAPVPDQAAGSGNVPYGRAASPMVPSAPMVAQEPHAPAMAGKPDAQAPVVRSRGEIKEQREALGDVAVQDRKKDSEAAKAPSTSPAEAARGEPADRKPDPEGRGAVTAFQEVDLAAVADPEAPPAPAGNDAFPPIVENPYVVAMTEPLSTFSIDVDTASYANVRRYLFQMNQLPPPDAVRLEEMVNYFTYQDPPPPPGSPDPFAIHAEVARCPWNADHRLARIGIAGKPILPAERPAANLVFLIDVSGSMADWNKLPLVKYGLQRLVEQLGERDRLAIVVYASASGVYLTSTACDPAHKREILAKIDELKADGSTNVGSGLQQSYDIAAARENFRPDGVNRVILATDGDFNVGITDRVQLQELIAAKAKSKVFLTVLGFGMGNLKDNNLEALADKGNGHYAYIDSTDEAARVLVRQMTSTLVTIAKDVKVQVDFNPAKVGSYRLIGYEDRAMPNADFRNDAKDAGEIGAGHHVTALYELVPPDQVKASEPGKADVASRFVKERELRGNLPQSFDVSVRYKKPKDDTVVEIKQSVTDQGLDYSRASDDLKLSSAVAGFGLLLRHSPSKGNLTYDAVLELANPTLSFDPFGERKEFVEMVKKAKGLAAPPAFPAP, from the coding sequence ATGATCTTCGACACCGACGACCCCCGGCTGACCGCCTTCGCCCTGGGCGAGCTCGACGCCGCCGAGGCGCGCGAGGTCGAGGCGCTCGTGGCCGAGAACGAGGACGCCCGCAAGTTCGTCGAGGAGATCCGCCAGACCAGCGCGTGGCTCGCCGAGGGCCTGAAGGCCGAGGGCGAGGCCGTCGCCGTGGTCTCGATCGCCCACCACCCGCTCATCGAGGCGACCCTCCAGGCCGCCGACGGCGACGCGAAAGGGGCGAGCCGGCCCTGGTGGCGGCGGAACTACGGCATGCTCTCGATGGCCGCGACCCTCCTCCTCGGCGGCACCGTCAGCCTGGTCACGTGGCGCACACTCGATGAGCGACGGCAGCGCGACGCGGCCCTCGTCGCGGAGGCGGCGCATGGTCGGGCCTACGCTCCGGCCCCCGCGGGCGCGGCCCGTGCCCCCGCCCCGGCCCCCGCGTCGCCGAAGCGGGCCCTCGCCGAGGCACCGGAAAGCGCCGCCGCGCCGAAGGATAGCGTCCCCCACGTGGTGAGGAGCAAGGCCGCCTTCGCGGAGAACGAGGCCATGCTCGCCACCGATGCCCCGGCCGCGGACAAGGCCTCCAAGCTGGTCGCCGCGCCTGAGCCGAGAGCTTCGCTGGCGCGGTCGTCACCCGCCCCGATTGCCGAGGCGGACGGGTTCGCCCTCGCTCCGGGGACGCGGCTGGGGGCCTCCGCGGCGGGCATGAGAGGCGCCGGGGGAGGCATGGGAGGCGCGGGAGGCATGGGAGGCTATGGCGGCGGCGGACGTTTCAACGGCCCGGCGGAGGGCATCGCCGCGTCGGGACGCGCCGGCCGGAGGGCCACCTCGCCGCCTGCTCCGGCCCCCTCGGGAGCCCGTGCCCAGTTTGGGGGCCTCGTCAAGCAGAAGGAATCGAAGGCGGAAGCTGGCCAGCAGATCGCCTCGTACGACCAGCAGAACGCCCAGGCCAGCCCGATGAACAACGCCGCCCAGGCGTCCAATTCCGGCCTCCCGGCGAAGGGCCCGTTCCAGCAGCGGCAGGCGGGCCTCGGATACTTCAATGAACGCCGGGACGCGAGTCAAGCTCCCGTGCCGGATCAGGCCGCCGGGTCCGGCAATGTCCCCTATGGCCGGGCCGCCTCGCCCATGGTCCCGTCCGCCCCGATGGTCGCCCAGGAGCCGCACGCCCCTGCGATGGCCGGCAAGCCGGACGCGCAGGCTCCGGTCGTGCGGTCCAGGGGCGAGATCAAAGAGCAGCGGGAGGCGCTGGGCGACGTGGCCGTCCAGGATCGTAAGAAGGATTCGGAAGCCGCCAAGGCTCCATCGACTTCCCCGGCTGAAGCGGCAAGGGGCGAGCCCGCGGATCGAAAGCCGGATCCGGAGGGCCGCGGGGCTGTTACAGCATTCCAAGAGGTCGACTTGGCGGCCGTTGCCGATCCCGAGGCGCCCCCCGCCCCGGCCGGGAACGACGCCTTCCCGCCCATCGTCGAAAACCCGTACGTCGTCGCCATGACCGAGCCGCTCTCCACGTTCTCGATAGACGTGGACACGGCGAGCTACGCGAACGTCCGGCGCTACCTCTTCCAGATGAACCAGCTCCCGCCGCCGGACGCCGTCCGCCTCGAGGAGATGGTGAACTACTTCACCTACCAGGATCCCCCTCCGCCGCCGGGGAGCCCGGACCCGTTCGCCATCCACGCGGAGGTCGCCCGCTGCCCGTGGAATGCCGACCACCGGCTCGCCCGCATCGGCATCGCCGGCAAGCCGATCCTCCCGGCCGAGCGGCCGGCGGCGAACCTCGTCTTCCTGATCGACGTCTCCGGCTCGATGGCGGACTGGAACAAGCTGCCGCTCGTGAAGTACGGCCTCCAGCGGCTCGTCGAGCAACTCGGCGAGCGCGACCGGCTGGCGATCGTCGTCTACGCCTCGGCCTCCGGCGTCTACCTCACTTCGACCGCCTGCGACCCGGCCCACAAGCGGGAGATCCTCGCGAAGATCGACGAGCTCAAGGCCGACGGAAGCACGAACGTCGGCTCGGGCCTCCAGCAGTCCTACGACATCGCCGCGGCCCGGGAGAACTTCCGGCCCGACGGCGTCAACCGCGTGATCCTGGCGACCGACGGCGACTTCAACGTCGGCATCACCGACCGCGTCCAGCTCCAGGAGCTGATCGCTGCCAAGGCGAAGAGCAAGGTCTTCCTGACCGTCCTCGGCTTCGGCATGGGGAACCTCAAGGACAACAACCTCGAGGCCCTGGCCGACAAGGGCAACGGCCACTACGCCTACATCGACTCCACGGACGAGGCCGCCCGCGTGCTCGTCCGCCAGATGACCTCCACCCTCGTGACGATCGCCAAGGACGTGAAGGTCCAGGTGGATTTCAATCCGGCGAAGGTGGGCTCCTATCGGCTGATCGGCTACGAGGATCGCGCCATGCCCAACGCCGACTTCCGCAACGACGCCAAGGACGCCGGCGAGATCGGCGCGGGGCACCACGTCACGGCCCTCTACGAGCTGGTCCCGCCCGACCAGGTCAAGGCATCGGAGCCCGGCAAGGCCGACGTCGCTTCTCGCTTCGTCAAGGAGCGCGAGCTCAGGGGCAACCTGCCGCAATCTTTCGACGTGAGCGTCCGCTACAAGAAGCCGAAGGACGACACCGTCGTCGAGATCAAGCAGTCCGTCACCGATCAGGGCCTCGACTACAGCCGCGCCTCCGACGACCTCAAGCTCTCCTCCGCCGTCGCCGGATTCGGACTCCTCCTGAGGCATTCCCCCTCGAAGGGCAACCTGACCTACGACGCCGTCCTGGAGCTCGCCAATCCCACGCTCAGCTTCGACCCCTTCGGGGAGCGGAAGGAGTTCGTGGAGATGGTGAAGAAGGCGAAGGGCCTCGCGGCTCCCCCCGCGTTCCCCGCCCCTTAA
- a CDS encoding tetratricopeptide repeat protein has product MDLVPPRARGRRGRTDATPLRDGPSPRPRAVTPPAARLLRAARRLSLPAAALACGLFLPGCQGLDVPFAQWRAGRDKGLVRPLTDEEKAASASSKLEDPRTLLGRWLNPAGSNAPEESKATSTSPASRSGSSLILGSDGWRPMMRPKPNPEADKELQEALALFKQGKFPEAEAACKAVAKSRKGTHWGETAQFYLAESQYQQKKYVRANDSFERLIADYPGTEFRDKLVSREYALAQIWLAQSDPNAKPEAKLAWYTHFTGEQPLLDTRGTGLKALEHVRHHDPDGALADDAAFEIAEYHKKSGDYESAAIYYDQLVESHPKSPFVQKAQLEGIDVRLKGYLGPEYDGSGLVKARELVYQTTKTFPDRQASLDGLFHTLDLINDAEAEKCFNVGAYYKRAGYVPAAEFYFGKIPQRWPTSPWAVKAKTELAALAKMPRKPTVPSKIMSQPGANDPYFGGGAGGGAGGGMGGMGMGMPMPGGMG; this is encoded by the coding sequence ATGGATCTGGTCCCCCCCCGAGCCCGAGGCCGACGAGGGCGAACGGACGCGACCCCCCTCCGCGACGGCCCGTCGCCCCGCCCCCGGGCGGTGACGCCCCCCGCGGCGCGGCTCCTCCGGGCGGCCCGGCGGCTCTCGCTGCCCGCGGCGGCGCTGGCCTGCGGCCTCTTCCTACCCGGCTGCCAGGGGCTCGACGTGCCGTTCGCGCAGTGGCGCGCGGGCCGGGACAAGGGCCTGGTTCGCCCGCTCACCGACGAGGAGAAGGCCGCCTCGGCCTCCAGCAAGCTGGAGGACCCCCGCACCCTCCTCGGCCGCTGGCTCAACCCCGCCGGCAGCAACGCGCCGGAGGAGAGCAAGGCGACCTCCACCTCCCCGGCGTCCCGGTCGGGCTCCTCCCTGATCCTCGGCTCCGACGGCTGGCGGCCGATGATGCGCCCCAAGCCCAACCCCGAGGCCGACAAGGAGCTCCAGGAGGCGCTGGCCCTCTTCAAGCAGGGCAAGTTCCCCGAGGCCGAGGCCGCCTGCAAGGCCGTCGCCAAGAGCCGCAAGGGGACGCACTGGGGCGAGACCGCCCAGTTCTACCTGGCGGAGAGCCAGTATCAGCAGAAGAAATACGTGCGGGCGAACGACAGCTTCGAGAGGCTGATCGCCGACTATCCCGGGACCGAGTTCCGCGACAAGCTGGTCAGCCGCGAGTACGCACTGGCGCAGATCTGGCTCGCGCAGAGCGACCCGAACGCCAAGCCCGAGGCGAAGCTCGCCTGGTACACGCACTTCACCGGCGAGCAGCCGCTCCTGGACACGAGGGGCACCGGCCTCAAGGCGCTGGAGCACGTCCGCCATCACGACCCGGACGGCGCGCTCGCCGACGACGCGGCCTTCGAGATCGCCGAGTACCACAAGAAGAGCGGCGACTACGAGTCCGCGGCCATCTATTACGACCAGCTCGTCGAGTCCCATCCCAAGAGCCCGTTCGTCCAGAAGGCGCAGCTCGAGGGGATCGACGTCCGCCTCAAGGGCTACCTCGGCCCCGAGTACGACGGCTCCGGCCTGGTCAAGGCCCGCGAGCTCGTCTACCAGACGACGAAGACCTTCCCGGACCGCCAGGCCAGCCTCGACGGCCTCTTCCACACGCTGGACCTGATCAACGACGCGGAAGCGGAGAAGTGTTTCAACGTCGGCGCGTATTACAAGCGAGCCGGGTACGTCCCGGCGGCGGAATTCTACTTCGGCAAGATCCCCCAGCGCTGGCCCACCAGCCCTTGGGCCGTGAAGGCCAAGACGGAGCTGGCCGCGCTCGCCAAGATGCCCCGCAAGCCGACGGTTCCGAGCAAGATCATGTCGCAGCCGGGCGCGAATGACCCGTATTTCGGCGGCGGCGCCGGCGGGGGCGCCGGCGGCGGCATGGGCGGCATGGGCATGGGCATGCCGATGCCCGGCGGCATGGGTTGA
- a CDS encoding glycoside hydrolase family 172 protein: MHPAPALLMILATAALPPGLADPAAPAARGFLPAGTPAELRDVGLLARLRDPGVRPVGFSSYDRTGGNNDGFNGTYSKLRVEQGNSVLAELSGPGIIQRIWFTHTVGERPGLLDRKREHIRIYLDGKAHPALDIPVEELFSGDHSLFPHPLVVRGSGGFVSYVPIPFRSGCKVVVDGQGVRFYQIGILQLPREGSVASFTDAPDTPLREELRRTAAVWSDPEKGMPDRATGLLDAKYEVEGLGGSTHRYVLPPGPATIRSLEVTPAPGTEEAWKAARLRMAWEADDDSAPAVDVPLGAAFGIAYGSAPYRSILIGQKDGTWYDRYPMPYRRQAILRIDTEKPLKGTIVARYVKQVAADDGYFRASWREATPARKGEDFPWLKQEGRGHFAGVFLMTEGTSKLPYWLEGDDRFRVDGTLAVHGTGSEDYFNCGWYALEGRLDRPGTYPVHGFSVYQNQGERWQVAAYRWHLPDPVPFSRSIEAGIEHGGQNDVAADYRAVVFWYSERPKP, from the coding sequence ATGCATCCCGCCCCCGCCCTGCTGATGATCCTTGCGACCGCCGCGCTCCCGCCCGGCCTTGCCGACCCCGCCGCACCGGCAGCCCGCGGATTCCTCCCGGCCGGCACTCCGGCGGAGCTGCGCGACGTCGGCCTCCTGGCGAGACTCCGCGACCCGGGCGTCCGGCCCGTCGGCTTCAGCTCCTACGACCGCACCGGCGGGAACAACGACGGCTTCAACGGCACATACTCGAAGCTCCGCGTCGAGCAGGGGAACTCCGTCCTGGCGGAGCTCTCCGGGCCCGGGATCATCCAGCGGATCTGGTTCACGCACACCGTCGGCGAGCGTCCCGGGCTCCTCGATCGCAAGCGCGAGCACATCCGGATCTATCTCGACGGCAAGGCCCACCCGGCGCTCGACATCCCCGTCGAGGAGCTCTTCTCCGGCGACCATTCCCTCTTCCCGCACCCCCTGGTGGTCCGAGGATCGGGGGGGTTCGTCTCGTACGTCCCCATCCCGTTCCGGAGCGGATGCAAGGTCGTCGTGGACGGGCAGGGGGTCCGGTTCTACCAGATCGGGATCCTCCAGCTCCCGCGGGAGGGCTCGGTCGCCTCGTTCACGGACGCCCCGGATACGCCGCTCCGCGAGGAGTTGAGGCGGACGGCGGCCGTCTGGTCGGACCCCGAGAAGGGGATGCCCGACCGGGCCACCGGGCTCCTCGACGCGAAGTACGAGGTCGAGGGCCTGGGCGGGAGCACGCACCGCTACGTCCTGCCGCCGGGCCCGGCCACGATCCGGTCGCTCGAGGTCACCCCCGCGCCGGGCACCGAGGAGGCCTGGAAGGCCGCCCGGCTGCGGATGGCCTGGGAGGCGGACGACGACTCCGCCCCCGCCGTGGACGTCCCCCTGGGCGCGGCGTTCGGCATTGCGTATGGCTCCGCGCCCTATCGATCCATCCTGATCGGTCAGAAGGACGGGACCTGGTACGACCGCTACCCGATGCCGTACCGCCGCCAGGCGATCCTCCGCATCGACACCGAGAAGCCGCTCAAGGGGACGATCGTCGCCCGCTACGTCAAGCAGGTCGCCGCCGACGACGGGTACTTCCGCGCGAGCTGGCGGGAGGCGACCCCCGCCCGAAAGGGGGAGGATTTCCCCTGGCTGAAGCAGGAAGGCCGCGGGCATTTCGCGGGCGTCTTCCTGATGACGGAGGGGACGTCCAAGCTGCCGTACTGGCTGGAGGGCGACGACCGGTTCCGGGTCGACGGCACGCTCGCCGTCCACGGGACGGGCTCCGAGGATTACTTCAATTGCGGCTGGTACGCCCTCGAGGGCCGGCTCGATCGCCCCGGGACCTACCCGGTCCACGGATTCAGCGTGTACCAGAATCAGGGCGAGCGGTGGCAGGTCGCCGCCTACCGCTGGCACCTGCCCGACCCGGTCCCGTTCTCGCGGTCCATCGAGGCGGGCATCGAGCACGGCGGCCAGAACGATGTCGCCGCGGACTACCGGGCGGTCGTCTTCTGGTACTCGGAGCGGCCGAAGCCCTGA